Proteins encoded within one genomic window of Halorussus salilacus:
- a CDS encoding ABC transporter permease, which translates to MGLEWYVARRVAWAIVVTFIIVSVTWALLAAAPNPEVSQAASQAALEGGDPAEAQERAKELRGLDAPLHERYIDYVTGIYTFNWGWSESRNQPVTDALMESLYYTVQYSVPWTILTILLGPLVGIYSAANQYSWKDHVATGFAFFGYSIPNFFFGIILLLLFGVYLDAIPIVYNTDVPVFSVENAIQLAIPVFVLVTGSIGGTMRVSRNESAEYINADFVKTATAKGVSPLRVYARHILRPTMVPLSTTIVAQLLYLFVGSSLLVEVVFGIPGLGRTTYRAIVSQDTSLVLGATLFFTFIATIGNLLQDLVYTVLDPRISFDDR; encoded by the coding sequence ATGGGACTCGAATGGTACGTTGCGAGACGGGTGGCGTGGGCGATAGTCGTCACGTTCATCATCGTCTCTGTTACGTGGGCACTATTAGCGGCAGCACCGAATCCGGAGGTATCGCAGGCGGCGTCACAGGCGGCGTTGGAGGGCGGTGACCCGGCGGAGGCCCAAGAGCGGGCCAAAGAGCTACGCGGCCTCGACGCACCGCTACACGAACGATACATCGACTACGTGACCGGAATCTACACCTTCAACTGGGGGTGGTCCGAATCGCGAAACCAGCCGGTGACCGACGCACTGATGGAGTCGCTGTACTACACCGTCCAGTACTCGGTTCCGTGGACGATTCTGACCATCCTCCTCGGACCGCTCGTGGGGATATACTCGGCCGCCAACCAGTACAGCTGGAAGGACCACGTAGCCACGGGATTCGCGTTCTTCGGGTACTCGATACCGAACTTCTTCTTCGGTATCATCCTGCTACTGTTGTTCGGGGTGTACCTGGACGCGATTCCCATCGTCTACAACACCGACGTCCCGGTGTTCAGCGTCGAGAACGCCATCCAGTTGGCGATACCGGTGTTCGTTCTCGTCACCGGTTCCATCGGCGGAACGATGCGCGTCTCGCGTAACGAGTCGGCGGAGTACATCAACGCCGACTTCGTGAAGACCGCGACCGCGAAGGGCGTCTCGCCGCTTCGGGTGTACGCCAGACACATCCTCCGGCCGACCATGGTCCCGCTGTCGACGACCATCGTCGCCCAGTTGCTCTACCTGTTCGTCGGGTCGTCGCTGCTGGTCGAGGTCGTCTTCGGCATCCCGGGGCTCGGTCGAACGACCTACCGGGCAATCGTCTCCCAGGACACGAGCCTCGTGCTCGGGGCGACGCTGTTCTTCACGTTCATTGCGACCATCGGAAACCTGCTACAGGACCTGGTGTACACAGTGCTCGACCCGCGAATCAGCTTCGACGATAGATAA
- a CDS encoding DUF2298 domain-containing protein yields MEYALVLLWLVAFQALAFVGLPVAARLFPRFPDRGAALSLPVSLFVATTVVYWVGHLSFGRWTAALGVLAVAGLSALVVWNNRPRVYKGLIRPRAYAEAVTVFTVAFLFLVAVRAVDPAIVPGGGEKFLDFGIFKSLMRAEALPPEDMWWAGDHVMYYYGGHLMAAVLSSLTGTAPRYAYNLALAGFYASLVTAVYGLGGAVADARGASSRVGGVFAAFLVGFASNLVAPVVGLIWVLPQTLASQIADRVADALRDSGGELSSSGQLVLDGIGEFSYWAPSRVIPGTINEFPLFAFYNGDLHGHMLSTQFLILAAALGYAYFRTPPENRGRRRLLAFGVLPAVVALLGLVNVWSLPTGLGVVWLALVFAPADPLTLFPGVSARERAAPVPDGGGEPSPATALLGEGRRVAAALAATGVVGALAVVWLSPFLVGVLLASSSSRSLAFLPDQSTAVGLLLVHGAFLAVFAGYLWPRAREAFDTDAVRVGGLAALAALLAWLAGYPVVVLVVPLLAVGWLLLRADGSVGYEAVLLIAGAGLVTLVEFAYVEDNAIAGRFNTVFKVYMQVWVLWGTAAGAMLAALVSDRVAPAARPRSVGGFDVSRGDLAAVGAAVLLVSTGLYGGLTMQDHFTTDGELATDDATLDGLAYLETQHPDEAEAIHWLDDREGRPHVVTAPGSPYQWSSPVPSLTGLPAVVGWVYQEGAYRGYDVADRREEDVDFIYTDASWENRAELLAKYDVEYVYVGPLERERYDGEDLRFGDRPGYDPVFENDGVVVYRVDYSELETGGSES; encoded by the coding sequence ATGGAGTACGCGCTCGTCCTGCTGTGGCTCGTCGCGTTTCAGGCGCTCGCGTTCGTCGGCCTGCCGGTGGCCGCCCGGTTGTTCCCTCGGTTCCCCGACCGCGGCGCGGCCCTCTCCCTGCCGGTCTCGCTGTTCGTCGCGACCACCGTCGTCTACTGGGTCGGCCACCTGTCGTTCGGCCGGTGGACCGCGGCGCTCGGCGTCCTCGCGGTCGCGGGGCTGTCGGCCCTCGTCGTCTGGAACAACCGACCGCGAGTTTATAAAGGTTTGATTCGCCCGCGTGCGTATGCGGAGGCCGTGACCGTCTTCACCGTCGCGTTCCTGTTCCTCGTGGCGGTCCGGGCGGTCGACCCCGCCATCGTTCCTGGCGGCGGCGAGAAGTTCCTCGACTTCGGCATCTTCAAATCGCTGATGCGCGCGGAGGCGCTCCCGCCCGAGGACATGTGGTGGGCGGGCGACCACGTCATGTACTACTACGGCGGCCACCTGATGGCGGCCGTCCTCTCGTCTCTGACGGGCACCGCGCCCCGGTACGCCTACAACCTCGCGCTCGCGGGCTTCTACGCGTCGCTCGTGACCGCGGTCTACGGACTCGGCGGGGCCGTCGCCGACGCCCGGGGCGCGTCGAGCCGGGTCGGCGGGGTGTTCGCTGCCTTCTTGGTCGGGTTCGCCAGCAACCTCGTCGCGCCCGTCGTGGGGCTTATCTGGGTCCTCCCCCAGACGCTCGCGTCCCAAATCGCCGACCGGGTCGCCGACGCGTTGCGGGACTCGGGGGGCGAACTCTCCTCGTCGGGCCAGCTCGTGCTCGACGGGATCGGCGAGTTCAGCTACTGGGCCCCGAGCCGCGTGATTCCGGGCACCATCAACGAGTTCCCGCTGTTCGCGTTCTACAACGGCGACCTCCACGGCCACATGCTCAGCACCCAGTTCCTGATACTCGCGGCCGCGCTGGGCTACGCCTACTTCCGGACCCCGCCGGAGAACCGCGGGCGGCGACGCCTCCTCGCGTTCGGCGTCCTCCCGGCGGTCGTCGCCCTCCTCGGACTCGTCAACGTCTGGAGCCTCCCGACCGGTCTCGGCGTGGTCTGGCTCGCGCTGGTGTTCGCGCCCGCCGACCCGCTCACCCTGTTCCCCGGCGTCTCGGCGAGAGAGCGAGCCGCGCCCGTGCCCGACGGTGGCGGCGAGCCGTCCCCGGCGACCGCCCTGCTGGGCGAGGGCCGCCGCGTCGCGGCGGCCCTCGCGGCCACCGGCGTGGTGGGTGCGCTCGCGGTCGTCTGGCTGTCGCCGTTCCTCGTCGGCGTCCTGCTGGCCTCCTCCAGCAGTCGGAGCCTCGCGTTCCTCCCCGACCAGTCGACCGCCGTCGGCCTCCTGCTCGTCCACGGCGCGTTCCTCGCGGTGTTCGCGGGCTACCTCTGGCCGCGGGCCCGCGAGGCGTTCGATACCGACGCGGTCCGGGTCGGCGGGCTCGCGGCCCTCGCGGCCCTGCTGGCGTGGCTCGCGGGCTACCCGGTCGTGGTGCTGGTCGTCCCCCTGCTCGCGGTCGGGTGGCTGTTGCTCCGCGCAGACGGGTCGGTCGGCTACGAGGCGGTCCTCCTGATCGCGGGTGCCGGACTGGTGACGCTCGTGGAGTTCGCGTACGTCGAGGACAACGCCATCGCGGGCCGGTTCAACACGGTGTTCAAGGTGTACATGCAGGTGTGGGTGCTGTGGGGGACCGCGGCGGGTGCCATGCTCGCGGCGCTGGTGAGCGACCGCGTCGCCCCCGCCGCCCGCCCGCGCTCCGTCGGGGGGTTCGACGTGAGTCGGGGCGACCTCGCGGCCGTGGGGGCCGCGGTCCTCCTCGTCTCGACCGGCCTCTACGGCGGGCTCACGATGCAGGACCACTTCACGACCGACGGCGAGCTCGCGACCGACGACGCGACCCTCGACGGACTCGCGTACCTCGAAACCCAGCACCCCGACGAGGCCGAGGCCATCCACTGGCTCGACGACAGGGAGGGCCGACCCCACGTCGTCACCGCACCGGGGAGCCCCTACCAGTGGTCGAGCCCGGTCCCGTCGCTGACCGGACTCCCCGCGGTCGTCGGGTGGGTGTATCAGGAGGGCGCGTACCGCGGCTACGACGTGGCCGACCGCCGCGAGGAGGACGTTGACTTCATCTACACCGACGCGAGCTGGGAGAACCGCGCGGAACTCCTCGCGAAGTACGACGTGGAGTACGTCTACGTCGGGCCGCTGGAGCGCGAGCGCTACGACGGCGAGGACCTCCGATTCGGCGACCGCCCGGGGTACGACCCCGTCTTCGAGAACGACGGCGTGGTCGTCTACAGGGTGGACTACTCGGAGTTAGAGACGGGCGGTTCGGAATCGTAG
- a CDS encoding ABC transporter substrate-binding protein — MPSGNRSFDNIGQGTTGISRRKWLQALGVAGAAGLAGCQGSDDQETTTTTDDGTESDPSTDSETETETESGSRSVGGTYNSVTSSPYETLNPLYNDEYGAGVAIGYALDLNYTFAPETEPFWLHTEFETDDNEVWVVKVREGLEFGGDYGEVTAETYTYQIQEVHQSEWANTPDATNWIRDEEPINVEETGEYEFQIELPSPDPVYLESYDPQMYPIPVDLMQPYVDEEDAEGLQDDEDLLELTFTGNLGAFSLDEWNRSSGVTFSRNDDYFLQDVDDAPDEFENAPYFEGVQVDVVQEESSRLAALETGETDTAAVPPNRVQEFQDLDSTYVSVQPQSYNEICAYNMRDNGWTAGPGNLFREKEFRQGLACAVNKERLVEGVYRGFAEIEYTWQPPWSQWYPDEDDLMTFGTGDLYGPEETRSRIESAIENVDEDYRYDGENLVTPDGNQVTLSLYHSAGQNTEKNFAQFIAQEFSENAGIEVEVEAIDGVKFSEDYWQQEVPDNPDEYEWSEGPNNAGPREVTSANEWDMSVVFGLNAYPLNPLTADVFFLKDGVYNPYGYYPSWDAEGLFDKARNAESRDELKEALRDIFINISEDQPMGMLAFPSDTIGYNSSVQGPMEDYFSGWDFPAWYFEE; from the coding sequence ATGCCATCCGGCAACAGAAGTTTTGATAACATTGGGCAAGGGACGACCGGCATCAGCCGCCGAAAGTGGCTTCAGGCCCTCGGCGTCGCCGGTGCGGCTGGCCTCGCGGGCTGTCAGGGTTCCGACGATCAGGAGACGACCACCACGACCGACGACGGGACGGAGTCGGACCCGAGCACCGACTCGGAGACCGAGACCGAGACCGAGAGCGGCAGTCGGTCGGTCGGCGGCACCTACAACAGCGTCACGTCCTCCCCGTACGAGACGCTCAATCCGCTGTACAACGACGAGTACGGCGCTGGCGTCGCGATCGGGTACGCGCTCGACCTGAACTACACCTTCGCGCCCGAGACCGAACCGTTCTGGCTCCACACGGAGTTCGAGACCGACGACAACGAGGTGTGGGTCGTGAAGGTCCGGGAGGGGCTGGAGTTCGGCGGCGACTACGGCGAGGTCACCGCCGAGACGTACACCTACCAGATACAGGAGGTCCACCAGAGCGAGTGGGCGAACACGCCCGACGCGACGAACTGGATCCGAGACGAAGAGCCCATCAACGTCGAGGAGACCGGCGAGTACGAGTTCCAGATCGAACTCCCGAGTCCGGACCCGGTGTATCTGGAGTCCTACGACCCCCAGATGTACCCCATCCCGGTCGATCTGATGCAGCCGTACGTCGACGAGGAGGACGCCGAGGGGCTACAGGACGACGAGGACCTCCTCGAGCTGACGTTCACCGGGAACCTCGGGGCGTTCTCGCTCGACGAGTGGAACCGTAGCTCCGGAGTCACCTTCTCGCGGAACGACGATTACTTCCTGCAAGACGTCGACGACGCGCCCGACGAATTCGAGAACGCGCCGTACTTCGAGGGCGTGCAGGTCGACGTCGTTCAGGAGGAATCTTCGCGGCTCGCCGCGCTCGAAACCGGCGAGACCGACACGGCGGCCGTCCCGCCGAACCGCGTTCAGGAGTTCCAGGACCTCGATAGCACCTACGTGAGCGTCCAACCGCAGTCATACAACGAGATCTGTGCGTACAACATGCGGGACAACGGCTGGACCGCGGGTCCGGGCAACCTCTTCCGCGAGAAGGAGTTCCGGCAGGGACTCGCCTGCGCCGTCAACAAGGAGCGACTCGTCGAGGGCGTCTACCGCGGCTTCGCCGAGATCGAGTACACCTGGCAACCCCCGTGGTCGCAGTGGTACCCCGACGAGGACGACCTGATGACGTTCGGTACCGGCGACCTCTACGGCCCGGAGGAGACCCGGAGCCGCATCGAGAGCGCCATCGAGAACGTCGACGAGGACTACCGCTACGACGGCGAGAACCTCGTCACGCCCGACGGCAATCAGGTCACGCTCAGCCTCTACCACAGCGCCGGGCAGAACACCGAGAAGAACTTCGCGCAGTTCATCGCCCAGGAGTTCAGCGAGAACGCGGGCATCGAGGTCGAAGTCGAGGCCATCGACGGCGTGAAGTTCTCGGAGGACTACTGGCAACAGGAGGTCCCGGACAACCCCGACGAGTACGAGTGGAGCGAAGGCCCCAACAACGCCGGACCGCGCGAGGTCACCAGCGCGAACGAGTGGGACATGTCGGTGGTGTTCGGGCTGAACGCCTACCCGCTGAACCCGCTGACGGCCGACGTGTTCTTCCTCAAGGACGGCGTCTACAACCCCTACGGCTACTACCCGTCGTGGGACGCCGAAGGGCTGTTCGACAAGGCCCGTAACGCCGAGAGCAGGGACGAACTGAAGGAGGCGCTTCGGGATATCTTCATCAACATCTCCGAGGACCAGCCGATGGGGATGCTCGCGTTCCCCTCGGACACCATCGGGTACAACAGCAGTGTCCAGGGTCCGATGGAGGACTACTTCAGCGGTTGGGACTTCCCGGCCTGGTACTTCGAGGAGTAG
- a CDS encoding DJ-1/PfpI family protein, translating into MTSVLFVVSEEGYWGEECVEPLETLSETDADIDVATPSGGTPVVDERSVDPDTVGEETAERVKEVHENDERLQNPIPVADADADMYDAVVFPGGHGTEWDVNQDRHARALLREVVEREDGGKALVVCHAVGLLAFTRDSDGGFLVDGRDVTGFPNEWEEDIVDDRDRMPDGRKLPYWVEDEVEAAGGDWDAELDSDASVTVDGDLVTARGPESSAAAARTLVEVLGTTPPA; encoded by the coding sequence ATGACATCCGTACTGTTCGTAGTCAGCGAAGAGGGGTACTGGGGCGAAGAGTGCGTCGAACCGCTCGAAACCCTGAGCGAGACCGACGCCGACATCGACGTGGCGACCCCGAGCGGAGGAACGCCGGTCGTCGACGAGCGGTCGGTCGACCCCGACACCGTCGGGGAGGAGACCGCCGAGCGCGTGAAGGAGGTCCACGAGAACGACGAGCGCCTGCAGAATCCGATACCCGTCGCCGACGCCGACGCGGATATGTACGACGCCGTGGTGTTCCCCGGCGGTCACGGCACCGAGTGGGACGTGAATCAGGACAGACACGCCCGCGCACTGCTCCGCGAGGTGGTCGAGCGCGAGGACGGCGGCAAGGCGCTGGTGGTCTGTCACGCGGTCGGCCTGCTCGCGTTCACCCGCGATAGCGACGGGGGCTTCCTCGTCGACGGCCGCGACGTGACCGGGTTCCCGAACGAGTGGGAGGAAGACATCGTGGACGACCGCGACCGGATGCCCGACGGCCGCAAGCTCCCCTACTGGGTCGAAGACGAGGTGGAGGCCGCGGGCGGCGACTGGGACGCCGAACTCGACTCGGACGCGAGCGTCACCGTCGATGGCGACCTCGTCACCGCGAGAGGCCCCGAATCGTCGGCTGCGGCCGCCCGAACGCTGGTCGAGGTACTCGGAACGACACCGCCCGCGTAG